A single window of Sporosarcina sp. Marseille-Q4943 DNA harbors:
- a CDS encoding single-stranded DNA-binding protein → MNQVALVGRVTKDPILRRLSEGRLQTSFILAVNRKFKNQQGEVDADFILCTAWGKVAENTAKHCGKGSLIGVGGRIQSRTYEREDKSRVFVTEVIGEEIRFLSTKRRENDNLYGEPEVHVQQSGGDERKTEQERVSSNFHLPQDEKEGLPIY, encoded by the coding sequence GTGAACCAAGTTGCACTCGTAGGGCGCGTGACGAAGGATCCGATCTTAAGAAGGCTATCGGAAGGAAGACTGCAAACGAGCTTCATCCTTGCCGTGAACCGCAAATTCAAGAACCAGCAGGGCGAAGTGGATGCCGACTTCATACTTTGCACAGCTTGGGGGAAAGTTGCGGAAAACACAGCGAAGCATTGCGGAAAAGGGTCTTTGATAGGTGTCGGAGGGCGGATCCAATCGCGGACGTATGAACGGGAAGACAAAAGCCGCGTCTTCGTCACGGAAGTGATCGGCGAGGAAATCCGCTTCCTGTCGACGAAACGGAGAGAGAACGACAATTTGTACGGAGAGCCTGAAGTCCATGTGCAACAGAGCGGCGGCGATGAAAGGAAGACCGAACAGGAGAGGGTCAGCTCGAATTTCCATCTGCCGCAGGATGAAAAAGAGGGACTGCCTATCTATTGA